From a single Nicotiana tabacum cultivar K326 chromosome 8, ASM71507v2, whole genome shotgun sequence genomic region:
- the LOC107825982 gene encoding putative folate-biopterin transporter 4 isoform X1: MDTISLLLCVFLLDFMLFHFSYYFCGVTDIVSFCLLEPRVFRKQPLYSFGIGGFRSFVWTAVSYQLKDNLKLSPSASQFITSIAFFPWSIKPLYGILSDCFPIRGRKRVPYLTLATLLSLLPWLILGLSAFLRNTRIELMILLTVQNLGSAMADVVIDAMIAEAVRFERASFAGDLQSISWLAMAFGGICGSLLGGYALVNLQIDRIFLLFSVLPALQLFSCGLVEEGSVQGKALPDGFVSNGSEMTIGSIEEEDKFSSEKSKSSSLRRKKSQKNSKRAPTPINKLQAPDKNGSSLSQWYQSLKMATYTLFRAFHQPAILRPMAWFFLAHVTVPNLSTVMFYYQTEFLKLDASFLGTARVLGWLGLMIGTLTYNRYLKKMRLRYILMFTQVGVALLTVLDMVLVSRANVLLGISDKVTVLFGSALSDGINQFKFMPFLILSGQLCPPGIEGTLFALFMSINNLGTTVGSFVGAGLASVLNISSGSFDNLFLGIGIQVLCTFIPVVFLFLIPKEATGLSA, translated from the exons ATGGATACTATTTCGCTTTTGCTTTGTGTCTTTCTTcttgatttcatgttgttccatttttcatattatttctgtggtgttactgatattgtctccttttgtcttcttgagccgagggtctttcggaaacaacctctctactccttcgggataggg GGTTTCAGATCTTTTGTTTGGACAGCAGTTTCATATCAGTTGAAAGACAACTTGAAGTTATCTCCATCAGCCTCCCAATTTATCACTTCGATAGCATTCTTTCCATGGAGCATAAAACCTTTATATGG GATATTATCTGATTGTTTCCCAATCAGAGGAAGGAAAAGAGTCCCCTACCTTACACTTGCAACTTTGCTCTCGCTGTTGCCATGGCTAATTTTAGGGTTAAGTGCTTTCCTGAGAAATACGAGGATAGAACTCATGATTCTTTTGACAGTGCAGAACCTGGGCTCTGCAATGGCTGATGTCGTAATTGACGCAATGATCGCTGAGGCGGTAAGATTTGAGCG GGCATCATTTGCTGGAGATCTTCAGTCAATATCTTGGCTGGCTATGGCATTCGGAGGAATCTGTGGGAGTTTGCTGGGAGGATATGCATTAGTCAATTTACAGATAGATCGGATATTCCTCCTTTTCTCTGTCTTACCTGCTTTACAGCTCTTTTCATGTGGTTTGGTTGAGGAGGGTTCTGTACAAGGTAAAGCACTCCCTGATGGTTTTGTATCTAATGGTTCTGAAATGACGATTGGAAGtattgaagaagaagataagTTCTCTAGTGAAAAATCGAAAAGTAGTTCTTTGAGGAGAAAGAAGAGCcagaaaaattcaaaaagggcACCAACTCCAATAAATAAACTTCAGGCTCCTGACAAAAACGGATCATCATTATCTCAATGGTATCAATCTCTGAAAATGGCCACCTACACATTATTTAGGGCTTTCCACCAGCCAGCCATTTTAAG ACCAATGGCTTGGTTCTTTTTGGCTCATGTGACAGTTCCAAATCTCTCGACGGTTATGTTCTACTATCAGACGGAGTTCTTAAAATTAGATGCATCTTTCCTTGGAACAGCACGTGTTCTTGGATGGTTGGGCCTCATGATCGGGACCTTGACTTACAATCGCTATTTAAAAAAGATGAGGTTGCGATATATTCTCAT GTTTACTCAAGTAGGTGTGGCCCTTTTGACTGTTCTAGATATGGTTCTGGTTTCTCGAGCTAATGTTTTATTAGGTATATCGGACAAGGTTACAGTGCTTTTTGGGTCTGCTCTTTCTGATGGCATCAATCAATTCAA GTTCATGCCCTTTCTCATCTTATCAGGACAACTTTGTCCTCCGGGCATTGAAGGGACTTTGTTTGCATTATTCATGTCGATAAACAACTTAGGAACGACAGTGGGATCTTTTGTAGGAGCAGGGCTGGCTTCAGTTCTAAACATCTCTTCAGGGTCTTTCGACAATCTCTTCTTAGGCATTGGAATTCAGGTCCTCTGCACTTTCATCCCAGTGGTCTTCCTCTTTTTGATACCAAAGGAAGCTACAGGTTTGTCAGCATAA
- the LOC107825982 gene encoding putative folate-biopterin transporter 4 isoform X2: MMGWLKQLRTAFGASFLWLVCLIYFTQGFRSFVWTAVSYQLKDNLKLSPSASQFITSIAFFPWSIKPLYGILSDCFPIRGRKRVPYLTLATLLSLLPWLILGLSAFLRNTRIELMILLTVQNLGSAMADVVIDAMIAEAVRFERASFAGDLQSISWLAMAFGGICGSLLGGYALVNLQIDRIFLLFSVLPALQLFSCGLVEEGSVQGKALPDGFVSNGSEMTIGSIEEEDKFSSEKSKSSSLRRKKSQKNSKRAPTPINKLQAPDKNGSSLSQWYQSLKMATYTLFRAFHQPAILRPMAWFFLAHVTVPNLSTVMFYYQTEFLKLDASFLGTARVLGWLGLMIGTLTYNRYLKKMRLRYILMFTQVGVALLTVLDMVLVSRANVLLGISDKVTVLFGSALSDGINQFKFMPFLILSGQLCPPGIEGTLFALFMSINNLGTTVGSFVGAGLASVLNISSGSFDNLFLGIGIQVLCTFIPVVFLFLIPKEATGLSA; encoded by the exons ATGATGGGTTGGTTGAAGCAGTTACGCACTGCTTTTGGGGCTTCCTTTCTCTGGCTTGTTTGCCTTATTTACTTCACCCAG GGTTTCAGATCTTTTGTTTGGACAGCAGTTTCATATCAGTTGAAAGACAACTTGAAGTTATCTCCATCAGCCTCCCAATTTATCACTTCGATAGCATTCTTTCCATGGAGCATAAAACCTTTATATGG GATATTATCTGATTGTTTCCCAATCAGAGGAAGGAAAAGAGTCCCCTACCTTACACTTGCAACTTTGCTCTCGCTGTTGCCATGGCTAATTTTAGGGTTAAGTGCTTTCCTGAGAAATACGAGGATAGAACTCATGATTCTTTTGACAGTGCAGAACCTGGGCTCTGCAATGGCTGATGTCGTAATTGACGCAATGATCGCTGAGGCGGTAAGATTTGAGCG GGCATCATTTGCTGGAGATCTTCAGTCAATATCTTGGCTGGCTATGGCATTCGGAGGAATCTGTGGGAGTTTGCTGGGAGGATATGCATTAGTCAATTTACAGATAGATCGGATATTCCTCCTTTTCTCTGTCTTACCTGCTTTACAGCTCTTTTCATGTGGTTTGGTTGAGGAGGGTTCTGTACAAGGTAAAGCACTCCCTGATGGTTTTGTATCTAATGGTTCTGAAATGACGATTGGAAGtattgaagaagaagataagTTCTCTAGTGAAAAATCGAAAAGTAGTTCTTTGAGGAGAAAGAAGAGCcagaaaaattcaaaaagggcACCAACTCCAATAAATAAACTTCAGGCTCCTGACAAAAACGGATCATCATTATCTCAATGGTATCAATCTCTGAAAATGGCCACCTACACATTATTTAGGGCTTTCCACCAGCCAGCCATTTTAAG ACCAATGGCTTGGTTCTTTTTGGCTCATGTGACAGTTCCAAATCTCTCGACGGTTATGTTCTACTATCAGACGGAGTTCTTAAAATTAGATGCATCTTTCCTTGGAACAGCACGTGTTCTTGGATGGTTGGGCCTCATGATCGGGACCTTGACTTACAATCGCTATTTAAAAAAGATGAGGTTGCGATATATTCTCAT GTTTACTCAAGTAGGTGTGGCCCTTTTGACTGTTCTAGATATGGTTCTGGTTTCTCGAGCTAATGTTTTATTAGGTATATCGGACAAGGTTACAGTGCTTTTTGGGTCTGCTCTTTCTGATGGCATCAATCAATTCAA GTTCATGCCCTTTCTCATCTTATCAGGACAACTTTGTCCTCCGGGCATTGAAGGGACTTTGTTTGCATTATTCATGTCGATAAACAACTTAGGAACGACAGTGGGATCTTTTGTAGGAGCAGGGCTGGCTTCAGTTCTAAACATCTCTTCAGGGTCTTTCGACAATCTCTTCTTAGGCATTGGAATTCAGGTCCTCTGCACTTTCATCCCAGTGGTCTTCCTCTTTTTGATACCAAAGGAAGCTACAGGTTTGTCAGCATAA